Proteins from a genomic interval of Planctomycetaceae bacterium:
- a CDS encoding EAL domain-containing protein translates to MAVATSLCTKDHVANDPKWSISGALTSGETPQTFYLRQPSYRIGRRREMDLAVSSAVVSGAHCELMLSAGSLYIRDLGSTNGTFVNGHRIGHDTLLLPGDFIEIGDVCFEVMRSDQNNGGARTDPVVSKTCFVDNAHDLVARRSLTQLLNHGGVLPCFQAIHCLKTGFVRGYEFLARSDFPGVETAGELFEQARKAGREVELSLLCRRDAMRFASMLEPGIPVFLNTHPLEPLLDVVVPQLTELRKEYPDRAIVLEIHEAAITEPGLIRKVRSQLAEQGIRLAFDDFGRGQARIRELICATSDFIKFDSALIRDLQDVSDDQFRFFASIVHGIQRDGAIVVAEGVETEDMARVCRDVGFDLVQGYLYSRPTILS, encoded by the coding sequence ATGGCCGTCGCAACTTCCCTGTGCACCAAAGATCATGTCGCCAACGATCCGAAGTGGTCGATTTCAGGAGCATTGACTTCCGGAGAGACCCCGCAAACATTTTATCTCCGCCAGCCTTCGTATCGAATCGGGCGACGCAGAGAAATGGATCTGGCGGTCTCGTCCGCAGTCGTCAGTGGGGCACACTGCGAACTGATGTTGTCCGCAGGAAGTCTGTATATCCGCGATCTGGGCAGCACCAACGGGACGTTCGTGAACGGTCATCGCATTGGCCATGACACTTTGTTGCTGCCGGGTGATTTCATCGAAATTGGAGATGTCTGCTTTGAAGTCATGCGAAGCGATCAAAATAACGGGGGCGCGCGAACGGACCCCGTCGTTTCCAAAACATGCTTCGTTGACAACGCCCACGATTTGGTAGCACGCAGAAGCCTGACGCAGTTATTAAACCACGGGGGCGTGTTGCCGTGTTTTCAGGCCATTCACTGCCTGAAAACAGGTTTCGTCCGTGGTTACGAATTCCTCGCCCGGAGTGACTTTCCGGGAGTGGAAACGGCCGGGGAACTCTTCGAACAAGCCAGAAAAGCTGGTCGGGAAGTCGAATTGAGTCTGCTGTGCCGACGTGACGCGATGCGATTCGCTTCTATGCTGGAACCAGGCATTCCGGTCTTCCTGAACACACACCCGCTGGAACCGCTGTTAGATGTCGTCGTGCCACAGCTGACAGAACTTCGAAAGGAATACCCGGACCGTGCAATCGTCCTGGAGATCCACGAAGCGGCCATTACAGAGCCCGGCCTCATCCGGAAGGTGCGGTCGCAACTGGCTGAACAGGGAATTCGACTCGCATTCGATGACTTTGGACGCGGACAGGCGAGAATCCGTGAGCTTATCTGCGCGACGTCCGATTTCATTAAGTTTGATTCTGCGCTGATTCGGGATCTGCAGGATGTTTCGGACGACCAGTTCCGCTTCTTCGCATCCATCGTGCATGGAATCCAGCGGGACGGAGCAATCGTCGTGGCAGAAGGTGTTGAGACCGAAGATATGGCAAGGGTCTGCCGAGATGTGGGCTTCGACCTTGTGCAGGGTTATCTCTACAGCAGACCGACAATACTGAGCTAG